The Halomonas sp. HAL1 genome segment GACACGCTTTGGGATATCGCCGGGCGTTTTCTGCACACCCCCTGGCAGTGGCCCCAGCTATGGCAGCATAACCCCCAGATCGCTAACCCGCACTTGATCTACCCAGGTGATGTCCTGGTGCTTAACGACTGCCAGGGTTCCCCCTGTTTATCGCTGGAGCGTGGTCAAAATGTGGTGAAGCTTTCGCCGCAGGTGCGTACCTTGCCTCATCGGGAGGCGATTGCGCCGATTCCCATGGAGGTGGCGCGGGCTTTTTTACGCGAACATCGCGTCGTGGATGATGTTGCTGCGTTGCAGGAGCTGGCTTATGTGGTCGCCGGTAATGATCGCCGCTTGATCAGCGGTGCCGGGGATCGAATCTATGTGCGAGGGGAGGTGCCGCGTCATGGTGAGGTGGGTATCTACCGGCAATCGGAGCCCTATCAGTCGATGAATGGCACACCGCTTGGACTGGAGCTGATCAATGTAGGCGTCGCCCGACATATCAGCAGTGAGGGCGATATTGTCCAGCTTGAAGTCATTAGCTCCCATCAGGAAGTGCGGGTTAACGATATTGTCTTGCCACTGGAAGAGCGCGAGCTGAGCAGTGAGTTTATGCCCCGCGCACCGTTAAACCCGGTTGAAGGGCATATTATTGCCGTACCCGGTGGCGTGCGTTTTATTGGCCGCTACCAAATTGTCGCGTTGGATCTGGGCACCCTGGATGGCTTGCAGGCGGGGCATGTGCT includes the following:
- a CDS encoding LysM peptidoglycan-binding domain-containing protein, encoding MAAKRRAYGGALSGLLLSAVMLVSFDAAAWERLRSDAPERYQVVSGDTLWDIAGRFLHTPWQWPQLWQHNPQIANPHLIYPGDVLVLNDCQGSPCLSLERGQNVVKLSPQVRTLPHREAIAPIPMEVARAFLREHRVVDDVAALQELAYVVAGNDRRLISGAGDRIYVRGEVPRHGEVGIYRQSEPYQSMNGTPLGLELINVGVARHISSEGDIVQLEVISSHQEVRVNDIVLPLEERELSSEFMPRAPLNPVEGHIIAVPGGVRFIGRYQIVALDLGTLDGLQAGHVLRVNQQGELINDPRTQELMQLPSTEAGIVMVFKPYDHVSYALVMQASRVLEVGDQVASPAN